A single Leptospira barantonii DNA region contains:
- a CDS encoding OmpA family protein yields the protein MKRCRNVPSTQSGFEVEILPYLNEMPRIKTNRISRFLKTRSIETILCFLCVILSGSCSSFSSNLKDFTNSSAFQKFCGCPPSKFAEPLASGSREEALGRLPEGALEDMGTPDYLEKVYTGIKSDFEFSGTKFDTVADGLETKGIALKRITDENKKLREILLSIDGDVSFPSGKATLTPAAKLLIEKIADAMNAYPETKVRVGGHTDSVGYFYANLTLSKARANSVKSELSKKHNLPENRFGEVDGYADKFKIVDTMLAEPRNRRTEIYVGTVRLVL from the coding sequence ATGAAACGCTGTCGTAACGTGCCGTCCACTCAAAGCGGATTTGAAGTCGAAATTCTCCCCTATTTAAACGAAATGCCTCGAATCAAAACAAATCGTATCTCGCGTTTCCTAAAAACGAGATCGATCGAAACGATTCTTTGTTTTCTTTGTGTCATCCTATCGGGATCCTGTTCCAGCTTTTCTTCCAATCTCAAGGATTTTACGAACTCATCTGCGTTTCAAAAATTCTGCGGATGTCCTCCTTCCAAATTCGCCGAACCTTTGGCGAGCGGATCGAGAGAGGAAGCCTTGGGCCGTTTGCCCGAAGGCGCGTTAGAGGACATGGGAACTCCGGATTATCTCGAAAAGGTTTACACTGGGATCAAATCCGATTTCGAATTCAGCGGAACGAAGTTCGATACGGTAGCGGACGGCCTTGAAACAAAGGGAATCGCATTAAAAAGAATCACGGACGAGAATAAGAAGTTACGCGAGATTCTTCTTTCCATCGACGGAGACGTTTCGTTTCCGAGCGGTAAGGCGACCTTAACACCGGCCGCAAAACTTCTGATCGAAAAGATCGCGGACGCGATGAACGCGTATCCGGAAACAAAGGTTCGAGTCGGAGGACATACGGACAGCGTCGGTTATTTTTACGCGAACCTAACATTGAGTAAGGCGAGAGCAAACTCGGTGAAATCGGAATTATCCAAAAAACACAATCTTCCCGAAAATCGATTCGGCGAAGTCGACGGTTACGCGGACAAGTTTAAGATCGTGGATACGATGCTCGCAGAACCGAGAAACAGAAGAACCGAAATTTATGTCGGCACGGTCCGTCTCGTTCTTTGA
- a CDS encoding DUF1554 domain-containing protein — MTQAMASKLPSRIIVKFLFHPFLVLILLSSIVSCKKVSDAASYTLFGISEQLANVFQTPTGVPITLPAGLIAGCPSGTSNSILAIGNCFDDGKDKSISGFIVTKSGGSSCSVPDNYSPTLALNTLLSFLANDSTSAESPPPSPTFASYSLITLGSVNSGVQSARFILQTSQPKSTEWVRNEIQRKVFNDNSQSIGTTSDASTDTSFIVTIRVTATGSSCTFTVDTKYEVTVVRAGAWDAYSSLVDGNLGGGGSSPPDLRNVSCTWRETFPTKAPPKADFLFVIDNSDTMTPIQTAVKAKMVAFFDRVSTLGLDARISVITTDSWKLQSPSGDTGEWLDVSSSTDRTTFTDTLNAISNNGSQFESGIFMATRALMNSSSGGSKCTSSQPYCSSSGRTTNGDKCSITSVAAQDPCNGTNQNAWSKKVGLGRSSVPTAVIIITDEGDMYNHWESYNYSIGTSSVPWGPLDSPSSFPANRSVTFPASPLYYNAGSSGTPVLGTGRTYTDFLDSLRNTTTGASGSASINSILNLFADRNNTKIYGIVALNSQSNDYATVDVSKSIDSSVYTGVTLTNFHTKTEVFCKGEITSSTQWATSGQVAHYRTLANIGTATLTNQLLNTPNNLGRDDMVYSLKDVASTSGGGVTSICGTSVSISNFLNSIVDNMVTLQGGYPLGKYDATWNRTYTSGNPNTALFPTGTAPTTGNISPGSVKLYSIADTRSIDGSDFIAGNLVPTGTQTTTNSTGYSYTMLSGNVVFTKYSGFTNLPASASANRVLGVEYKYTWRDTTTAGNTNTTVGSVANCPAYPIALADTASPVTPISRRIFVSATTHNGNFGADESSAVASADSLCNADANKPSTGTYKALLWIGTTRNPSVTDWPLKSKVSYFQAGNNRTWVGTTDINKKFPFPLIAGIGTAADNIWTGISVTGTGPWTWAESANTCSTFTSATGNGATGVANGTTLTSIDDSTGDSCGNSKKLYCVEQ; from the coding sequence ATGACTCAAGCAATGGCCTCCAAACTCCCTTCCCGTATCATAGTTAAATTCTTATTTCATCCTTTCCTCGTTCTTATCCTTTTGTCGTCGATCGTCTCTTGTAAAAAAGTCAGCGACGCCGCAAGTTATACGCTCTTCGGGATCAGCGAACAACTTGCGAACGTATTTCAGACTCCAACCGGAGTTCCGATCACCCTCCCGGCGGGACTCATAGCGGGATGTCCTTCCGGAACGTCGAATTCGATTCTTGCGATCGGTAACTGTTTCGACGACGGAAAGGATAAATCGATTTCGGGTTTTATCGTTACGAAGTCGGGCGGTTCCAGTTGTTCGGTTCCGGACAATTACAGTCCCACACTTGCGTTAAACACATTGCTTTCCTTTTTGGCGAACGATTCCACGTCCGCGGAATCTCCACCTCCAAGTCCTACGTTCGCATCCTACAGTTTGATCACTCTCGGTTCTGTGAACTCGGGGGTTCAGTCCGCGCGTTTTATTCTTCAGACCTCACAACCCAAAAGCACGGAATGGGTGCGAAACGAAATCCAAAGAAAGGTATTCAACGATAATTCTCAGTCGATCGGAACCACGAGCGACGCTTCCACGGACACTTCGTTTATCGTCACGATTCGTGTGACCGCAACGGGAAGCAGTTGTACTTTCACGGTCGATACGAAATACGAGGTTACGGTTGTAAGAGCGGGAGCTTGGGACGCCTATTCGTCGTTAGTCGATGGGAATCTGGGAGGCGGAGGTTCTTCTCCCCCCGATTTAAGAAACGTTTCCTGTACTTGGAGAGAAACATTCCCCACAAAAGCTCCTCCGAAAGCGGATTTTCTTTTTGTGATCGATAACTCGGATACGATGACTCCGATTCAGACCGCGGTTAAGGCGAAGATGGTCGCGTTCTTCGATCGAGTTTCGACTCTCGGTTTGGACGCGAGAATTTCCGTGATCACCACGGACAGTTGGAAACTTCAATCCCCTTCGGGTGATACGGGAGAATGGTTGGACGTAAGTTCTTCCACGGATCGCACCACGTTCACTGACACGTTAAACGCCATTAGCAACAATGGAAGCCAGTTCGAGTCCGGGATTTTTATGGCGACAAGAGCTTTGATGAACTCGAGCTCGGGCGGTTCTAAATGTACTTCTTCTCAACCGTATTGTTCTTCCAGCGGAAGAACGACGAACGGAGACAAATGTTCGATCACCTCGGTTGCGGCTCAGGATCCTTGCAACGGCACAAATCAAAACGCGTGGAGCAAGAAGGTCGGCTTAGGAAGAAGTTCCGTTCCCACAGCGGTCATAATCATCACCGACGAAGGTGATATGTACAATCACTGGGAAAGTTATAACTATTCCATCGGAACGTCATCCGTTCCTTGGGGGCCGTTGGATAGTCCGAGTTCTTTTCCTGCGAATCGTTCCGTTACGTTTCCTGCAAGTCCTTTGTATTACAACGCGGGAAGTTCGGGAACTCCGGTTCTTGGAACGGGAAGAACATACACGGACTTTTTAGATTCTTTGAGAAACACTACGACCGGTGCGAGCGGAAGCGCGAGCATCAATTCTATCTTGAACCTTTTTGCGGACCGCAACAATACGAAGATCTACGGAATCGTGGCCCTCAATTCGCAAAGCAACGATTATGCGACCGTGGACGTTTCTAAAAGTATAGACTCCAGCGTTTACACGGGAGTTACGTTGACCAACTTCCATACAAAAACCGAAGTTTTCTGTAAAGGGGAAATCACCAGTTCGACACAATGGGCGACGAGCGGTCAGGTGGCTCATTACAGAACTCTCGCCAATATCGGAACGGCAACTCTTACGAATCAACTCTTGAATACTCCGAACAACCTCGGTCGGGACGACATGGTTTATTCCTTGAAGGACGTCGCTTCCACGAGCGGAGGAGGGGTTACTTCGATCTGCGGAACCTCGGTGAGTATTAGCAATTTCTTAAATTCGATCGTAGACAATATGGTGACTTTGCAAGGAGGATATCCATTAGGAAAGTATGATGCGACTTGGAACCGCACTTATACTTCCGGGAATCCGAACACCGCATTGTTTCCTACGGGCACCGCTCCGACCACCGGGAACATATCACCCGGCAGTGTGAAGTTGTATTCGATCGCGGATACGAGATCCATTGACGGTTCGGATTTTATCGCCGGTAATCTGGTTCCTACGGGAACACAAACGACTACGAATTCGACCGGCTACAGTTATACAATGCTCAGTGGGAACGTGGTGTTCACGAAATATTCCGGATTTACCAATCTCCCTGCGAGCGCGAGTGCCAATCGGGTTCTTGGTGTGGAATACAAATACACTTGGAGAGATACGACAACAGCGGGGAACACAAATACTACCGTCGGTTCCGTGGCGAACTGCCCGGCTTACCCGATCGCGTTAGCCGACACGGCTTCTCCCGTAACTCCTATCAGCAGAAGAATTTTCGTATCGGCAACAACTCATAACGGTAACTTCGGAGCCGATGAATCTTCTGCGGTCGCTTCTGCGGACTCGCTTTGTAACGCCGATGCGAACAAACCTTCGACCGGAACTTACAAAGCGCTTCTTTGGATTGGAACAACTCGAAATCCAAGCGTTACCGATTGGCCTTTGAAGTCCAAGGTTTCCTACTTTCAAGCGGGGAACAACCGAACTTGGGTAGGAACGACGGATATCAATAAAAAGTTTCCATTTCCTTTGATTGCCGGAATCGGAACCGCGGCCGATAACATTTGGACCGGAATCTCCGTTACGGGAACAGGGCCTTGGACTTGGGCGGAATCCGCAAATACCTGTTCGACCTTTACGAGCGCTACCGGAAATGGAGCGACTGGAGTCGCAAATGGAACGACTCTTACAAGCATAGACGATAGCACCGGGGATTCCTGCGGAAATTCCAAAAAACTGTATTGTGTAGAACAGTAG